In the Cyprinus carpio isolate SPL01 unplaced genomic scaffold, ASM1834038v1 S000006521, whole genome shotgun sequence genome, one interval contains:
- the LOC122143867 gene encoding uncharacterized protein LOC122143867: protein MQGRGSLALSTASFGSDSRQQLTGLGRETWNIPPSGGVLQAQVHRNRTLLLGNVDSPPSCPTIKAQNPFTSKESGRIWARVGVGVFNYYCPTLQDENFEVDGRRCRERTMLLLDYYKKQDFASLRRFGTERLYAQKEDLLQEVLELEAEKNLLASGESKYQDDELRKRTLEELSSPDPDKSTVLSVTTAPTTVVASPEPEEQEEADLTAPTAKRPCQCCCQTYSEILSFLEKRFEAEQSLREEEMALRREELEVQRSKIALDRERLGAERKERERRFELESQERQVILDLFKREGPKK from the exons atgcagggcagaggcagcttggcccTCAGCACTGCAAGCTTTGGCAGCGATAGCCGCCaacagcttacaggccttggaaGGGAGACATGGAATATTCCTCCCAGTGGCGGCGTTTTGCAGGCACAGGTGCACCGCAATCGCACTCTCCTCCTGGGGAACGTCGATTCACCCCCTAGCTGCCCCACCATCAAGG CACAGAACCCTTTCACTTCTAAAGAGTCAGGCCGGATCTGGGCAAGGGTGGGTGTTGGGGTTTTCAATTATTACTGCCCGACCTTACAGGATGAGAACTTTGAGGTGGATGGACGCAGATGCAGGGAGAGAACCATGCTACTGCtggattattataaaaaacaggACTTTGCAAGTCTGCGCAG gTTTGGTACGGAACGCCTGTATGCACAGAAAGAAGACCTGCTGCAAGAAGTTCTGGAACTGGAGGCAGAGAAGAATCTTCTGGCGAGTGGGGAAAGTAAATACCAAGATGATGAACTCAGGAAGAGAACGCTGGAGGAATTATCATCGCCTGACCCTGACAAATCCACTGTGCTATCAGTAACAACAGCTCCCACCACTG TGGTAGCCAGTCCAGAACCTGAGGAGCAGGAGGAGGCTGATCTCACAGCTCCCACAGCCAAACGGCCATGTCAGTGCTGCTGCCAGACCTACTCAGAGATCCTGAGCTTCCTAGAAAAGCGATTTGAAGCAGAGCAGAGTCTGCGAGAGGAGGAGATGGCACTGAGAAGAGAAGAGCTAGAAGTCCAGAGGAGTAAGATTGCCCTGGATCGGGAGCGTCTCGGAGCAGAAAGAAAAGAACGGGAACGTCGGTTTGAGCTGGAGAGTCAGGAAAGGCAGGTTATACTGGATTTGTTTAAAAGAGAAGGTCCTAAAAAATGA